One Nocardioidaceae bacterium SCSIO 66511 genomic window carries:
- the efeB gene encoding iron uptake transporter deferrochelatase/peroxidase subunit, with translation MTDERQPATTGIRRRTLFGAAGAGALAVGAGAGYLAHGSAGAADQSTADPTAVPVEFAGEHQAGITTPAQDRLHFAAFDVITDRRDDLISLLQDWTAAARDMTAGNEVGKFGAVAGPQVVPPEDTGEALGLPASQLTLTIGFGPTLFEKDGKDRFGLREKRPERLIDLPHFSGDRLEDAISGGDLVIQACANDPQVAVHAIRNLARIAFGRASVRYSQLGFGRTSSTSQAQMTPRNLFGFKDGTANIKLEDTETVERWVWAQTGDGPAWMDGGSYLVTRKIAMRIETWDRESLEGQENIIGRAKGSGGPMSGGDEFDEIDFSAKGKGGARLIDAKSHVRRAHPEFNGGAQLLRRGYNYVDGSDSLGRLSAGLFFICYQRDPREQFVRIQENLAGLNADLMNEYIVHIGSGIFACPPGVGTNGYWGETLFT, from the coding sequence ATGACCGATGAACGCCAGCCGGCGACGACCGGCATCCGCCGGCGAACGCTGTTCGGCGCGGCTGGTGCCGGTGCATTGGCGGTCGGTGCGGGTGCGGGCTACCTCGCCCACGGCTCGGCGGGGGCGGCGGACCAGTCGACCGCCGATCCGACCGCCGTACCCGTCGAGTTCGCCGGCGAGCATCAGGCGGGCATCACGACACCCGCGCAGGACCGACTGCACTTCGCTGCGTTCGACGTCATCACCGACCGCCGCGACGACCTCATCTCGCTACTGCAGGACTGGACGGCCGCGGCGCGCGATATGACGGCCGGCAACGAGGTGGGCAAGTTCGGTGCGGTTGCCGGCCCGCAGGTCGTACCTCCCGAGGACACCGGTGAAGCCCTCGGGTTGCCGGCATCTCAACTGACATTGACGATCGGGTTCGGCCCTACGCTGTTCGAGAAGGACGGCAAGGACCGCTTCGGTCTCCGCGAGAAGCGGCCGGAGCGGCTGATCGACCTGCCGCACTTCTCCGGCGACCGGCTGGAGGACGCCATCAGCGGTGGCGACCTGGTGATCCAGGCCTGCGCAAACGACCCGCAGGTCGCGGTGCACGCGATCCGCAACCTCGCGCGGATCGCGTTCGGCCGCGCGTCTGTGCGCTACTCCCAGCTCGGTTTCGGGCGTACGTCGTCGACCTCGCAGGCGCAGATGACGCCGCGCAATCTGTTCGGCTTCAAGGACGGCACCGCCAACATCAAGCTCGAGGACACTGAGACCGTCGAACGCTGGGTGTGGGCGCAGACGGGTGACGGGCCGGCGTGGATGGACGGCGGCAGCTATCTGGTCACCCGCAAGATCGCGATGCGCATCGAGACCTGGGACCGTGAGTCGCTGGAGGGCCAGGAGAACATCATCGGCCGGGCGAAAGGCTCCGGCGGCCCGATGTCCGGAGGCGACGAGTTCGACGAGATCGACTTCTCGGCGAAGGGCAAGGGCGGCGCCCGCTTGATCGACGCCAAGTCGCACGTACGCCGAGCGCATCCGGAGTTCAACGGTGGCGCACAGTTGCTGCGTCGCGGCTACAACTACGTCGACGGCAGCGATTCGCTCGGTCGGCTCTCGGCCGGGTTGTTCTTCATCTGCTACCAGCGCGATCCGCGCGAGCAGTTCGTACGTATCCAGGAGAACCTCGCGGGCCTCAACGCCGACTTGATGAACGAGTACATCGTGCACATCGGCTCCGGCATCTTCGCCTGCCCGCCCGGAGTGGGTACGAACGGCTACTGGGGCGAGACGCTCTTCACCTGA
- the guaA gene encoding glutamine-hydrolyzing GMP synthase: MRDLPHHDLVLVVDFGAQYAQLIARRVREARVYSEVVPHTTPVDELLARKPAAIILSGGPESVYDEHAPRLDPALFDGDVPVFGICYGFQAMAAALGGEVANTGKREYGRTEVSVTSAGTLLDGLPARLRSWMSHGDEVTAPPAGFTVNATSPRATVAAFEDVERQRAGVQWHPEVMHSEHGQQILERFLVDIAGCRQTWTMVNIVDEQVARIREQVGDKRAICALSGGVDSSVAAALVQRAIGDQLTCVFVDHGLLRKGEAEQVERDYVAATDVNLKVVDASKQFLGELAGVTEPEEKRKIIGREFIRTFEAAEREVIAETVGAPVEFLVQGTLYPDVVESGGGEGAANIKSHHNVGGLPEDLQFTLVEPLRTLFKDEVRMVGEQLGLPPEMVWRHPFPGPGLAIRIIGAVDAERLEILREADAIVRAEITAAGLDRDIWQFPVVLLADVRSVGVQGDGRTYGHPIVLRPVTSEDAMTADWSRLPYDVLERISTRITNEVTEVNRVTLDITSKPPGTIEWE, from the coding sequence GTGCGCGACCTCCCACACCATGACCTTGTCCTCGTCGTCGACTTCGGCGCGCAGTACGCCCAACTCATCGCGCGACGTGTGCGCGAAGCGCGGGTCTACTCCGAGGTCGTACCGCATACGACACCGGTCGACGAGCTGCTGGCGCGCAAGCCCGCAGCGATCATCCTGTCCGGCGGCCCGGAGTCGGTGTACGACGAGCACGCGCCTCGTCTCGATCCGGCGCTGTTCGACGGTGACGTGCCGGTGTTCGGCATCTGCTACGGCTTCCAGGCGATGGCGGCGGCCCTCGGCGGCGAGGTCGCCAACACCGGTAAGCGCGAGTACGGGCGTACGGAGGTCTCGGTCACCAGCGCCGGCACGCTGCTCGACGGACTGCCGGCCAGGCTGCGTTCCTGGATGTCGCACGGCGACGAGGTGACTGCTCCACCGGCCGGTTTCACCGTCAACGCGACCTCTCCGCGCGCGACGGTCGCAGCCTTCGAGGATGTCGAGCGCCAACGCGCCGGTGTGCAGTGGCATCCCGAGGTGATGCACTCCGAGCACGGTCAGCAGATCCTCGAACGTTTCCTCGTCGACATCGCCGGTTGCCGGCAGACCTGGACGATGGTCAACATCGTCGACGAGCAGGTCGCTCGCATCCGCGAGCAGGTCGGCGACAAGCGGGCGATCTGTGCGCTGTCCGGCGGGGTCGACTCCTCGGTGGCGGCGGCGCTCGTGCAGCGGGCCATCGGAGACCAGCTGACGTGCGTGTTCGTCGACCACGGGCTGTTGCGCAAGGGCGAGGCCGAGCAGGTCGAGCGCGACTACGTCGCGGCGACCGACGTCAACCTCAAGGTGGTCGATGCGAGCAAGCAGTTCCTCGGGGAGCTCGCCGGGGTCACCGAACCCGAGGAGAAGCGCAAGATCATCGGGCGGGAGTTCATTCGTACCTTCGAGGCCGCCGAACGCGAGGTGATCGCCGAAACCGTGGGAGCGCCGGTGGAGTTCCTCGTCCAAGGCACGCTCTACCCCGACGTCGTCGAGTCCGGCGGGGGAGAGGGCGCAGCCAACATCAAGAGCCACCACAACGTCGGTGGACTCCCCGAAGACCTGCAGTTCACTCTCGTCGAGCCGTTGCGCACGCTGTTCAAGGACGAAGTACGCATGGTGGGCGAGCAGCTCGGTCTGCCACCCGAGATGGTGTGGCGGCATCCGTTCCCCGGCCCCGGTCTCGCGATCCGCATCATCGGAGCGGTCGACGCGGAGCGGCTGGAGATTCTGCGCGAGGCCGACGCGATCGTACGTGCGGAGATCACCGCGGCCGGGCTCGACCGCGACATCTGGCAGTTCCCGGTCGTACTCCTCGCCGACGTGCGCTCCGTCGGCGTACAGGGCGACGGTCGTACGTACGGCCACCCGATCGTGCTGCGCCCGGTGACGAGCGAGGACGCGATGACCGCCGACTGGAGCCGGCTGCCGTACGACGTGCTCGAGCGGATCTCGACCCGGATCACCAACGAGGTCACCGAGGTCAACCGGGTGACGCTCGACATCACCAGCAAGCCTCCGGGCACCATCGAGTGGGAGTAG
- a CDS encoding MFS transporter, with protein sequence MTTTKSAVGLRSERGPILLAVMLSMGLIAIDSTIIATAVPAIVRDVGGFSQFPWLFSIFLLAQAVSVPIYGKLSDMVGRKPVMLIGIAVFLLGSLLCGAAWSMPVLIASRAIQGLGAGAVAPMAMTMVGDLYSVEERARVQGYLGSVWGIASIVGPTLGGVFSDYASWRWIFYVNLPIGALAAFVLWRRFEERVGRRQHRIDFAGAGLLAAGFSLLILALLEGGARWGWTSPTTVTLILVGLALLVACVFVERRASEPVLPPWVFTRRVLVGGNLASLLVGALLIGLTSYVPTYAQGVLSTSALVAGLAVGAMSIGWPLSSAFAGRVYMRVGFRDTAFIGCTSVLLGTSLMLLLSGDSSIWMVAVFCFIIGAGLGFVASPTLVAVQSVVGWDQRGVVTGANVFARSVGSAVGVAAFGAIANATIGRQLDDAPTSTDGDLPKTADDVLNSLDSDAGEAVKVFVRDALELASHHVFIGVLSVAALLAVSIALIPRHVETTR encoded by the coding sequence GTGACCACCACCAAGAGCGCCGTCGGCCTGCGATCCGAGCGCGGGCCGATCCTGCTCGCCGTGATGCTGTCGATGGGGCTCATCGCAATCGACTCGACGATCATCGCAACGGCGGTCCCGGCGATCGTGCGCGACGTCGGTGGTTTCTCTCAGTTCCCGTGGTTGTTCAGTATCTTCCTGCTGGCCCAAGCCGTCTCGGTGCCGATCTACGGCAAGCTCTCGGACATGGTCGGCCGCAAGCCGGTGATGCTGATCGGCATCGCGGTCTTCCTGCTCGGCTCGCTGCTCTGCGGAGCGGCGTGGAGTATGCCGGTGCTGATCGCCTCACGCGCCATCCAGGGCCTCGGTGCCGGTGCCGTGGCGCCGATGGCCATGACCATGGTCGGCGACCTGTACTCCGTCGAGGAACGCGCCCGCGTACAGGGCTATCTCGGCAGCGTGTGGGGCATCGCGTCGATCGTCGGGCCGACTCTCGGTGGTGTGTTCTCCGACTATGCGTCGTGGCGGTGGATCTTCTACGTGAACCTGCCGATCGGCGCTCTCGCGGCATTCGTGCTGTGGCGGCGCTTCGAGGAGCGGGTCGGGCGTCGGCAGCACCGGATCGACTTCGCCGGCGCGGGCCTGCTGGCCGCCGGCTTCTCGCTGCTGATCCTCGCCCTGCTCGAAGGCGGTGCTCGGTGGGGCTGGACGTCGCCGACCACCGTCACGCTGATCCTGGTCGGTCTCGCGCTGCTCGTCGCGTGTGTCTTCGTCGAGCGTCGGGCGAGCGAGCCCGTACTCCCGCCGTGGGTCTTCACCCGCCGGGTCCTGGTGGGCGGCAACCTCGCCTCGCTGCTCGTCGGCGCGTTGCTGATCGGCTTGACGTCGTACGTGCCCACGTACGCGCAGGGCGTGCTGAGTACGAGCGCCCTGGTCGCCGGCCTCGCCGTCGGTGCGATGTCGATCGGCTGGCCGCTGTCATCGGCGTTCGCCGGTCGGGTCTACATGCGTGTCGGTTTCCGCGACACCGCGTTCATCGGCTGCACCTCGGTGCTACTGGGCACGTCGCTGATGCTGTTGCTCAGCGGCGACAGCTCGATCTGGATGGTCGCGGTGTTCTGCTTCATCATCGGTGCCGGGCTCGGCTTCGTCGCGAGCCCCACCCTGGTGGCCGTGCAATCGGTCGTCGGCTGGGACCAGCGCGGGGTGGTGACCGGTGCCAATGTGTTCGCCCGATCGGTGGGCAGTGCCGTCGGCGTCGCGGCGTTCGGAGCGATCGCGAACGCAACGATCGGGCGTCAACTCGACGATGCGCCGACCTCGACCGACGGCGACCTGCCGAAAACCGCCGACGACGTGCTGAACTCACTCGACTCCGACGCCGGCGAGGCGGTGAAGGTCTTCGTACGAGATGCCCTCGAGCTCGCCTCGCACCATGTCTTCATCGGCGTGCTCAGCGTCGCCGCCCTGCTCGCCGTCAGCATCGCGCTCATCCCGCGCCACGTCGAGACGACCCGCTGA
- a CDS encoding EfeM/EfeO family lipoprotein encodes MTHPHVRAAFGAAACLPLLLGAVACATDAEVEGSGGKGAIAVTASDDACDLSRADLDAGPNTFKVTNDGTKVTEFYVYAEGDRIMGEVENIGPGLSRELVVDLPADSYEGACKPGMVGDGIREDIDVSGEPAKDLSDSAELKQAADSYERYVQSQTGALVEKTDEFVKAVKAGDVEQAKSLYPVARTYWERIEPVAEKFGDLDPAVDAREPDIAAGDEFTGFHRIEKQLWVEGNTKGMEPIANKLQTDIDEIVRLGAESPLTALELAQGSKNLLDEVATGKITGEEDEFSHTDLWDFKANIEGSKAAIAAVRPVLEEQDPDLVALLDKRFAALEKELNQHQSADGSWTSYDQLSKAQVKRLSDAVAAVSEPISQVAGVVSESV; translated from the coding sequence ATGACTCATCCGCATGTACGCGCCGCCTTCGGTGCGGCCGCCTGCCTTCCGCTACTTCTCGGCGCCGTCGCGTGTGCCACCGACGCCGAGGTCGAGGGCTCCGGCGGTAAGGGCGCCATTGCCGTGACGGCGAGCGATGACGCCTGCGACCTGAGTCGCGCGGATCTCGACGCCGGACCCAACACCTTCAAGGTGACCAACGACGGCACCAAGGTGACCGAGTTCTACGTGTACGCCGAGGGCGACCGCATCATGGGCGAGGTCGAGAACATCGGGCCGGGACTCTCCCGAGAGCTCGTCGTCGATCTGCCCGCCGACTCGTACGAAGGTGCCTGCAAGCCCGGCATGGTCGGCGACGGCATCCGCGAGGACATCGACGTGAGCGGTGAGCCGGCCAAGGATCTGTCCGACTCCGCCGAACTCAAGCAGGCCGCCGACAGCTATGAGCGGTACGTGCAGTCGCAGACCGGCGCCCTGGTCGAGAAGACCGACGAGTTCGTCAAGGCGGTCAAGGCCGGTGACGTTGAGCAGGCGAAGTCGCTCTACCCGGTCGCGCGTACGTACTGGGAGCGCATCGAACCGGTCGCGGAGAAGTTCGGAGACCTCGATCCGGCCGTCGATGCGCGAGAGCCGGACATCGCAGCCGGCGACGAGTTCACCGGGTTCCACCGCATCGAGAAGCAGCTGTGGGTCGAGGGCAACACGAAGGGTATGGAGCCGATCGCGAACAAGCTCCAGACCGACATCGACGAGATCGTCCGGCTCGGCGCGGAGTCGCCGCTGACCGCGCTGGAGCTCGCGCAGGGTTCGAAGAACCTCCTCGACGAGGTGGCCACCGGCAAGATCACCGGTGAGGAGGACGAGTTCTCGCACACCGACCTGTGGGACTTCAAGGCGAACATCGAGGGCTCGAAGGCCGCGATCGCCGCCGTACGCCCGGTGCTCGAGGAGCAGGACCCCGATCTGGTCGCACTGCTCGACAAGCGGTTCGCCGCTCTCGAGAAGGAGCTGAACCAGCACCAGAGTGCAGATGGTTCGTGGACGTCGTACGACCAGCTCAGCAAGGCACAGGTCAAGCGGCTGTCCGACGCCGTAGCGGCCGTGAGCGAGCCGATCAGCCAGGTTGCGGGAGTCGTCAGCGAGAGCGTGTGA
- a CDS encoding GMC family oxidoreductase, translated as MTGDKTSSGFDYDVLVIGSGFGGSVSALRLTEKGYRVGVLEAGARFFDSDFAETSFDKKRFLFAPALGWFGIQRIDLLRDVLVLSGAGVGGGSLVYANTLYEPLDAFYGDRQWAGITDWRSELAPFYDQAKRMLGVNTYPHMTPSDEVIRDVAEEMGVGDSFHPTPVGVFMGTPGEDAADPYFGGVGPTRRGCLNCGECMTGCRHNAKNTLVKNYLYLAEQAGAQIHPLTTVRTVRPLANGYAVDTRPTDKRFGGGRTFTAEQVVFAASALGTQRLLHRMRDEGWLPRISEQLGTLTRTNSESILGAIGEKGAAADYTEGVAITSSFHPDDTTHIEPVRYGKGSNIMSLLQTVLTDGDGDRPRWQSWLRELWGQRREVRNLYDLKHWSERVIIALVMQSLDNSITTYTKRSRLTGRRKLTSKQGHGAPNPSWIPLGNEAVRRIARRLGGTPGGTIGEPFNIPLTAHFIGGCAIGESAEDGVVDAYHRLYGHAGLHVVDGSAISANLGVNPSLTITAQAERAMAFWPNRGETDTRPRLGEAYRRVDAVEPKSPVVPDHAPAALRLPIVGIS; from the coding sequence ATGACTGGCGACAAGACAAGCAGTGGCTTCGACTACGACGTACTCGTCATCGGCTCGGGATTCGGCGGCAGCGTGTCCGCGCTTCGCCTTACCGAGAAGGGATATCGCGTCGGCGTGCTGGAGGCCGGTGCGCGCTTCTTCGACTCGGACTTCGCGGAGACGTCGTTCGACAAGAAGCGCTTCCTGTTCGCGCCGGCACTCGGTTGGTTCGGCATCCAACGCATCGACCTGCTGCGCGACGTACTCGTGCTGTCCGGCGCAGGGGTCGGCGGCGGGTCCCTGGTCTATGCGAACACCCTTTACGAACCGCTCGACGCGTTCTATGGCGATCGGCAGTGGGCGGGCATCACCGACTGGCGCAGTGAACTCGCTCCGTTCTACGACCAGGCCAAGCGGATGCTCGGCGTCAACACGTACCCGCATATGACACCGAGCGACGAGGTGATCCGCGACGTCGCCGAGGAGATGGGTGTCGGCGACAGCTTCCACCCGACACCGGTCGGTGTGTTCATGGGTACGCCGGGAGAGGACGCGGCCGATCCGTACTTCGGCGGTGTCGGTCCGACTCGGCGAGGTTGCCTCAACTGCGGCGAATGCATGACCGGCTGTCGGCACAACGCCAAGAACACCCTGGTCAAGAACTACCTCTACCTCGCCGAGCAGGCCGGTGCGCAGATCCATCCGCTGACCACCGTACGCACGGTCCGCCCGCTCGCGAACGGTTACGCGGTCGACACTCGACCCACCGACAAACGGTTCGGCGGCGGGCGTACGTTCACCGCCGAACAGGTGGTCTTCGCCGCCAGCGCCCTTGGTACGCAGCGGTTGCTGCACCGGATGCGAGACGAGGGATGGCTGCCGCGCATCTCCGAACAACTCGGCACGCTCACGCGGACGAACTCCGAGTCGATCCTCGGCGCGATCGGCGAGAAGGGTGCAGCTGCCGACTACACCGAGGGGGTCGCGATCACGTCGTCGTTCCACCCCGACGACACGACCCACATCGAGCCCGTGCGCTACGGCAAGGGATCGAACATCATGTCGCTGCTGCAGACCGTCCTGACCGACGGCGACGGCGACCGTCCCCGCTGGCAGTCCTGGCTGAGAGAGCTGTGGGGGCAGCGCCGAGAGGTCCGCAACCTGTACGACCTCAAGCATTGGTCCGAGCGCGTGATCATCGCACTGGTGATGCAGTCACTCGACAACTCGATCACCACGTACACGAAGCGATCCCGGCTCACCGGCCGGCGCAAGCTCACCTCGAAGCAGGGCCACGGTGCGCCCAACCCGAGCTGGATTCCGCTCGGCAACGAGGCCGTCCGGCGCATCGCCCGGCGACTCGGCGGTACGCCCGGCGGCACGATCGGTGAGCCGTTCAACATCCCGCTGACGGCGCATTTCATCGGTGGCTGCGCGATCGGCGAGTCGGCCGAAGACGGGGTCGTCGATGCCTACCACCGCCTCTACGGCCACGCCGGGCTACACGTCGTCGACGGGTCTGCGATCAGCGCCAACCTCGGCGTCAACCCGTCGCTGACCATCACGGCGCAGGCCGAGCGCGCGATGGCGTTCTGGCCGAACCGCGGCGAGACCGACACTCGGCCACGACTCGGCGAAGCGTACCGGCGCGTCGATGCCGTCGAACCGAAGTCGCCCGTCGTACCCGACCATGCCCCGGCGGCACTACGGCTGCCGATCGTCGGGATCTCTTAG
- a CDS encoding carbon-nitrogen hydrolase family protein: MSALGPLIVAAAQAESVAGDLSANVRTAAAYVREAADRGARVLVLPELFLSGYDMRTIGERPDDCDLLADAIDDVRLEPLRAVAVETGVLTLVGASVRRGDERTISLLAVDERIRVVYDKQHVCGDEAEHFVPGDARSMLTVDGWPLGLAVCYDGCFPEHARAAADDGALAYVASVAYTKGSEHRRDLYYRARAVENGMYVVVSGLTGRCGDGEFGGGTAVIDPEGRAIDRVPDMATGMVVTALDAAAIEQTRAEHSMYADHRESLGPLVHH, encoded by the coding sequence GTGAGCGCGCTCGGCCCGCTGATCGTCGCTGCCGCGCAAGCCGAGTCCGTTGCGGGCGACCTCTCGGCCAACGTGCGTACCGCCGCCGCGTACGTGCGCGAGGCGGCCGACCGGGGAGCGCGCGTACTCGTGCTACCCGAGCTCTTCCTCAGCGGGTACGACATGCGCACGATCGGCGAGCGACCGGACGACTGCGATCTGCTCGCGGATGCGATCGACGACGTGCGCCTGGAGCCGCTGCGCGCCGTCGCCGTCGAGACCGGCGTACTCACGCTGGTGGGGGCATCGGTACGCCGCGGCGACGAGCGGACGATCTCGTTGCTCGCGGTCGACGAGCGAATCCGGGTCGTGTACGACAAGCAGCATGTCTGCGGTGACGAGGCCGAGCACTTCGTACCGGGCGACGCGCGTTCGATGCTGACCGTCGACGGCTGGCCGCTCGGCCTCGCCGTCTGCTACGACGGCTGCTTCCCCGAGCATGCCCGGGCCGCGGCCGACGACGGTGCGTTGGCGTACGTCGCCTCGGTTGCGTACACCAAGGGGAGTGAACATCGACGCGACCTCTACTACCGGGCGCGCGCCGTCGAGAACGGCATGTATGTCGTCGTGAGCGGCTTGACCGGCCGGTGCGGCGACGGCGAGTTCGGAGGCGGCACTGCGGTCATCGATCCCGAGGGGCGGGCCATCGACCGGGTGCCGGATATGGCGACGGGCATGGTCGTGACTGCGCTCGACGCGGCCGCGATCGAGCAGACCAGAGCAGAGCATTCGATGTACGCCGACCACCGTGAGTCGCTCGGCCCGCTGGTGCATCACTGA
- a CDS encoding XRE family transcriptional regulator translates to MNGVGNRVSDTIKMVRPAPKHRDIAASIGMTPDAFSRALSGKRQFASIELARLADLLGADLHWLITGTADPNRLSVAARHNYDHETGDRGVPGRERDSQTLDDIALAYRQAFPEPVPLGDLPRKPAEIAEQLEQGFVRPFADRLEQMLRIDVVRVAELSTAYSFTVGGHRVISIPATGNWFRENWDIAHELGHLALQHHDEGLDATVSEEHEAAANAFAAALLLPEEKLRQIDWDNQSDVALAELVWSLGVSTEALSRRLNALLGSAPDLVAWWAEASTQKLLRRNLEQGPGTDEITKRMDDASQRRFPLALQEAHLERIAAGEIGKATLAWILGIDAGNLDVEAPDLPEVGVDDLSEALGL, encoded by the coding sequence ATGAATGGAGTCGGCAATCGGGTGTCGGACACGATCAAGATGGTTCGTCCTGCACCCAAGCATCGAGATATCGCAGCGAGCATCGGCATGACCCCCGATGCCTTCTCGCGTGCTCTGAGCGGCAAGCGCCAATTCGCCTCGATAGAACTCGCCCGGCTCGCCGACTTGCTTGGCGCAGACCTCCATTGGCTCATCACAGGTACCGCCGACCCCAACCGACTGAGCGTTGCTGCCCGCCACAACTATGACCATGAGACCGGTGACCGCGGAGTCCCGGGCAGAGAGCGTGACAGCCAGACCCTCGATGACATTGCACTCGCGTACCGGCAGGCGTTCCCGGAGCCCGTGCCCCTGGGCGATTTGCCGCGGAAGCCAGCTGAGATCGCGGAACAGCTTGAGCAAGGTTTCGTCCGTCCGTTCGCAGATCGCCTCGAGCAGATGCTGCGCATCGATGTCGTACGTGTCGCAGAGCTCTCCACTGCCTACTCGTTCACGGTCGGCGGGCACCGGGTGATCTCCATACCCGCCACCGGGAACTGGTTCCGCGAGAACTGGGACATTGCCCATGAGCTTGGTCATCTGGCGCTGCAGCACCACGACGAGGGTCTGGACGCGACCGTGTCCGAGGAGCATGAGGCCGCCGCAAACGCGTTCGCCGCCGCGCTTCTGCTGCCGGAGGAGAAGCTGCGACAGATCGACTGGGACAACCAAAGTGATGTCGCTCTTGCCGAGCTGGTGTGGTCGTTGGGAGTCTCCACCGAGGCGCTCTCGCGCAGACTGAACGCCCTTCTCGGGTCGGCCCCGGACCTGGTCGCCTGGTGGGCAGAGGCCTCGACCCAAAAGCTCCTTCGCAGAAACCTCGAGCAGGGCCCCGGGACCGACGAGATCACGAAGCGGATGGATGACGCATCGCAGCGCCGGTTCCCACTCGCCCTGCAAGAGGCCCACCTCGAACGCATCGCCGCGGGCGAGATCGGCAAGGCGACTCTTGCCTGGATACTCGGCATCGACGCGGGCAACTTGGACGTCGAGGCTCCGGACCTCCCCGAGGTCGGCGTCGACGACTTGTCCGAAGCGCTGGGACTCTGA
- a CDS encoding succinic semialdehyde dehydrogenase: MSADSPHLDTVADPEHDVRASYAVDPARARALIGLIRASGSESRRTYSPLTGQPIAEVPVSETTDVDVAFERAAKAQQAWADTDLSLRSRLLLDLHDLVLDRQREILDLIQYESGKARKHAFDEVLHVALTARYYGRTLKRHLRTRRHSGVYPLLTRAEVNRVPKGIVGLISPWNYPYTLALSDGLPALAAGNAVVHKPDSQTPLTALAGIELVREAGFPADLWQPVYGAGSVIGSAIIDRADYVCFTGSTATGRTVAARAAERVIGYSLELGGKNPMLVLADADIDRAAEGAVRAAFSSSGQLCVSTERMFVADAVYDRFVERFVARVRAMRLSADLTFDADMGALISEAQLRTVDEHVQDAVAKGATVLAGGRTRPDIGPLFYEPTVLEGVTPQMRCFADETFGPVVSLYRFGSEADAVARANDGTYGLNASIFTRDVKRARTLARQLSCGTVNINEGFAATFASPDTPMGGMRESGLGRRQGAEGIHRYTEPQSVADQRLMPLASPRFVSDELYAKTMTTTLRLLKRTRRA, from the coding sequence ATGTCTGCCGACTCCCCGCATCTCGACACCGTCGCCGACCCCGAGCACGACGTACGCGCGTCGTACGCTGTCGACCCCGCCCGCGCCCGCGCGCTCATCGGGCTGATCCGGGCGAGCGGATCGGAGTCGCGGCGTACGTACTCCCCGCTCACCGGGCAGCCGATCGCCGAGGTGCCGGTTTCGGAGACCACCGATGTCGATGTCGCGTTCGAGCGCGCGGCGAAAGCACAGCAGGCGTGGGCAGATACCGACCTGTCGCTGCGCTCGCGACTGCTCCTCGACCTGCACGATCTGGTACTCGATCGGCAGCGCGAGATCCTCGACCTGATCCAGTACGAGTCGGGCAAGGCCCGTAAGCACGCGTTCGACGAGGTGCTCCACGTCGCGCTCACCGCGCGCTACTACGGGCGTACGCTCAAGCGCCACCTGCGTACGCGCCGGCACTCCGGCGTCTACCCGTTGCTCACCCGAGCCGAGGTCAACCGTGTTCCGAAGGGCATCGTCGGGCTGATTTCGCCGTGGAACTACCCGTACACGCTGGCGCTCTCCGACGGCCTACCCGCACTCGCCGCAGGCAACGCCGTCGTGCACAAGCCGGACAGCCAGACGCCGTTGACGGCACTCGCCGGTATCGAGCTCGTCCGGGAGGCGGGCTTCCCGGCCGACCTCTGGCAACCCGTCTACGGCGCTGGCAGCGTCATCGGATCCGCGATCATCGACCGGGCCGACTACGTGTGCTTCACCGGGTCGACGGCCACCGGGCGCACGGTCGCGGCACGCGCCGCCGAGCGGGTGATCGGCTACTCGCTCGAGCTCGGCGGCAAGAACCCGATGCTCGTCCTCGCCGACGCCGACATCGACCGCGCGGCCGAAGGTGCAGTACGCGCGGCCTTCTCGTCGTCGGGGCAGCTGTGCGTTTCTACTGAGCGGATGTTCGTCGCCGACGCGGTGTACGACCGCTTCGTCGAGCGCTTCGTCGCTCGGGTACGCGCCATGCGCCTTTCGGCCGACCTGACGTTCGACGCCGACATGGGTGCGCTGATCAGCGAGGCGCAGTTGCGTACCGTCGACGAACACGTGCAGGACGCCGTCGCCAAGGGCGCGACCGTGCTCGCGGGCGGCCGCACGAGACCCGATATCGGGCCGCTTTTCTACGAGCCGACGGTGCTCGAGGGCGTGACGCCGCAGATGCGCTGCTTCGCCGACGAGACGTTCGGTCCGGTGGTGTCGCTGTACCGGTTCGGCAGCGAGGCCGACGCCGTGGCCCGAGCAAACGACGGTACGTACGGCCTCAACGCCAGCATCTTCACCCGCGACGTCAAGCGGGCGCGTACGCTCGCCCGCCAGCTGAGCTGCGGCACGGTGAACATCAACGAGGGGTTCGCTGCGACGTTCGCAAGCCCCGATACACCGATGGGCGGCATGCGCGAGTCCGGTCTGGGTCGCCGCCAAGGCGCCGAAGGCATCCATCGCTACACCGAGCCGCAGTCGGTCGCCGATCAGCGGTTGATGCCGCTTGCGAGTCCACGATTCGTCTCCGACGAGCTGTATGCGAAGACGATGACGACCACCCTGCGTCTCCTGAAGCGGACACGTCGCGCATGA